The nucleotide sequence GACCACGCGTTCCTGTTCCACTACTCGCCGCGCGAAGGGACCCGCGCGTTCCGCCTGGAAGACGACGTCAGCAACGCGCTCAAGCACGAGCGCCTCGGGAGACTCATCGCCGAGCAGCAGCAAAGGGCGCTGGCAATCAACTCGAAGATGATCGGTCGAACGACCGAAGTTCTCGTCGAGTCGACGCCGAAGAAGCAGCCGCACTGGCTGGCCGGCAAGAACGGCCAGTTCAAGACGGTGGCCTTCGAGCCGGCCGGAGCCCAGCTCGGGCAGCTCGCGACGGTGCTCGTCGAAGGGGCCACGTCCCAGACCCTGACCGGACGCGAGATCCCGGCCTGACGCCGGCGGCGACTTCCGGCCGCTGCTGATTTCCTGCGCAGTCGCCCCCGCGCTCGCGGGGCGCATTCGACCTGTCTTCTCCCTCCCCCCGTGCGGGTAGAGGCCATCCGCTACCCGAATGCACATTTTTTATCCCCGGGAAGAATTCGTGCAGTGCCCCTGACTGGTTGCACTTTTTGCCTCAGGTCGGGGATTTCCTATTTGCTTTGACGAGAATCAGCTTGTCCTCCGGAAGGGGGCGTGCCACCTTTCCCGCACCCACGAGGGCGACGTGGCCCCGCACTCTGGCGTCTGCGGGTTCAACAAAAAACCTGTCCTCAGAGAAGGGGGGATTCCGTGTTCCATCGATCGAAGTGTGTCTGCCGTGGTGCGTCAGCACTCGGTATTTTCGTCAGTTTGTCCATCCCGGCAGCCGCGATGGCCGCTCCGGTCCAGGTCCGCGCAGGTGGGCGTGACCTGGCCCAGACGGCGCGTGGTGTCGGCAAGGGTGCGGGGCTGGTTGTCAAGGGGTTGGTGCTGGAAGGACAGACCGCGGCGGACACCCTCGACCTCCAGCGCTACGACGTCTGGAGGCAGGACGCGGTGGTCGAGGTGGACGGCCGCCGCGTCACCCCTCCGGGGACGGCGTACTTCAAGGGGAAGGTGGCCGGCGACGATGCGTCGGTTGCCGTGATCTCGGTGGACGAGAGCGGCGAGGTCCAGGGCCTCGTCCAGAAGAAGGGCCAGTCGTGGCTGGTAGGCAAGGGACGTAACCAGAGAGCGCTGCACTCGAAAAAAGCCGAAGCCGACGACCTGCCGCCGTTCGCGTGCGGCAACGACGGCCTGGCGGGTGACTTGCGCCTCGGCGTCGACGAAGCCGCGGTCGCCTCGGGCGACGCGACGGCGAACAGCGGCACCGTGCTCGACCAGCCTTACGTCGCGAGCATCGCGATCGAGACCGACTACGAGTACTACGCGAAGTTCGGCAACACGACGGCCGCGCTCAATTACATGGCGAGCCTGATCGGTTATGCCGACGTGACGTACTCGCGCGAGATCAGCACCGACATGCAGATCGGGTACGCGCGGCTGTGGACCGGCGGCCCCGACTCCGACCCGTGGACGATTCCCGTGTGCATCGACACCAACGGCGACGGTGTGGCCGACAATGCTCCGTGCGGCATGAGCGATGCGCTGACCCAGTTCCAGAACTACTGGAACGCCAACATGTCGAGCGTCAACCGCACGACGGTCCACATGCTGTCGGGCAAGGGCCTCGGCGGCGGCATCGCCTACGTCGGCGTGCTCTGCCAGAACTACCAGGCCAGAGGCGGCTCGTCCGACTACGGCCTTTCGGCAAGCCTCGGCGCGACGTTCAACTGGGACGGCAACCAGGCCGACAGCCCGGCCTCCGTGGTGTGGGACATCATCGTCGTGCAGCACGAGATCGGCCACAACTTCAACTCCCCGCACACCCACGACTACTGCAACATCGGCGGCAGCGCGATGCCGATCGACAACTGCTGGGCCGGCTGCCAGACCGGCGCGACCGTTCAGCTCCCGAGTTGCGCCGCACCCACTCCGTATTTCACCAGCGGCGGCGGCGCCGGCACGATCATGAGCTACTGCCACCAGCGCACCGGCGGCTACGGCAACATCGCGATGACGTTCGGGCAGTTCCAGACCTGCGGCACGATGCCGTCGCGCGAAGCCGACCGCATGAAACAGCACGTCGTCGCGCGCGCGCAGTCGTACCCGACCTGCTTTGCCGCCCCGAACTGCGGCAACGGCAAGCTCGATGCGGGCGAGCAGTGCGACGGGATCAATCTCGGCGGCGCGACCTGCTCTTCGCTCGGCTTTTCGGGTGGCACCCTGACGTGCTCGCCGACCTGCACGCTGGTGACCAGCACCTGCTCGAACTGCGGCAACAGTGTGCTGAACAGTGGGGAGGTCTGCGACGGCTCGGCCCTCGGCGGCCAGACCTGCTCGACGCAGGGCTGCACCGGCGGCACGCTGTCTTGCAATTCGACGTGCAGCGCCTTCAACAAGGCGAGCTGCACCGGCTGCCCGATCTGCAACAACAACGGCGTCTGCGAGCCGGGCGAGAACTGCACGAGCTGCCCGCACGACTGCGCAAGCGGGACCAGCGGCGGCGCCCGCTGCGGCAATGGTATCTGCGAAGCGGGCAACGGTGAGGACTGCGTGTCCTGCCCCGCCGACTGCAACGGCGTCCAGGGCGGCAAGCCGGGCAGCCGTTATTGCTGCGGCGACGGCGGCGGCTCCAGCCCGGTTTCCTGCAACGACGCCCGCTGCACTGCGAGCGGACGCCAGTGCACGACCGTGACGAAGGCGGCGACGAGCTACTGCTGCGGCGACGGCATCTGCCAGAGCGCGGAGACCTGCTCTACCTGCAAGCTCGACTGCAGCGGTGCTGCCGAGATCTGCGGCAACGGCATCGATGACAACTGCAACGGCAAAGTCGATTGCGCCGACGCGGGATGCAGCACGACGGCCGCGTGCCAGTGCAAGGCCAAAGGGGCGGGCTGCACGATGAACAGCCAGTGCTGCTCAGGCTCCTGCAACACGAGTGGAGGCCACGCCACGTTCACCTGCCTTTGATGGACAGAGCGACGCGGGTGGCACCGCACCGGTGCCACCCGCGTCGAAATGCATTTTCCCGCGACGTTCGCGCTTCAAAAACAACTCCAGGCAAATTTGTCCCGGACCCTGGCTTCCTGCCGGGACTGGAGTTGCTTCAGCGACGAGCGAGGCCCGGTGGGTTGACGGCGCCCTCGCGCTCGTCCCACGCAAGCTCGAGCGCCTCGAGCGACGCGACGTAGTCCGGCGGAAGGGCGTGCTCGCGCGCGCCTTCGACGACGATGCTGTGGTAGCGGTGGGACGGCCGGCGCAGCGGGTCGCGCCTCTCGCTGAGCAGCGTCTCGGCCGCGACGATCGTGCCCTCCGCATCCACGTCCACCTGGATGCGGCGGTAGACGCCGGACGGAACCCCTTCGGTCATGTCGAGATGATCGTGCTGCTGCTGCGTCAGCAGGTACAGCACTCCCCAGACAGCGCGACCCGTCGCGAAGGCCAGGTTCGCGACACCGCGCTCGCCGCCGCCGATCGGGATGTCGAAACACAGCGCATAGCCGTCGAGGCGCCCGACGCGAACCTCCAGGGGCTCGATCATCCGGCGACCGCGCATCGTCGCGCGCTGCATGTTGCTGCCGTACGCGAAATACCAGCGAGAGTCGTCCACGGCGGCCGACGACGCAGCCGGCGACAGGCGGGGGCAAGCCTTCCGGCAAGCGGGAAGCTCGCGCCATGGAAAACGTCGGGCTCGGAGCAACGATCTTCCGATTCCAGCTCCCGCCGGCGCCACTCAGC is from Candidatus Binatia bacterium and encodes:
- a CDS encoding tRNA (N6-isopentenyl adenosine(37)-C2)-methylthiotransferase MiaB (catalyzes the formation of 2-methylthio-N6-(dimethylallyl)adenosine (ms(2)i(6)A) at position 37 in tRNAs that read codons beginning with uridine from N6-(dimethylallyl)adenosine (i(6)A)) yields the protein DHAFLFHYSPREGTRAFRLEDDVSNALKHERLGRLIAEQQQRALAINSKMIGRTTEVLVESTPKKQPHWLAGKNGQFKTVAFEPAGAQLGQLATVLVEGATSQTLTGREIPA
- a CDS encoding M12 family metallo-peptidase → MSIPAAAMAAPVQVRAGGRDLAQTARGVGKGAGLVVKGLVLEGQTAADTLDLQRYDVWRQDAVVEVDGRRVTPPGTAYFKGKVAGDDASVAVISVDESGEVQGLVQKKGQSWLVGKGRNQRALHSKKAEADDLPPFACGNDGLAGDLRLGVDEAAVASGDATANSGTVLDQPYVASIAIETDYEYYAKFGNTTAALNYMASLIGYADVTYSREISTDMQIGYARLWTGGPDSDPWTIPVCIDTNGDGVADNAPCGMSDALTQFQNYWNANMSSVNRTTVHMLSGKGLGGGIAYVGVLCQNYQARGGSSDYGLSASLGATFNWDGNQADSPASVVWDIIVVQHEIGHNFNSPHTHDYCNIGGSAMPIDNCWAGCQTGATVQLPSCAAPTPYFTSGGGAGTIMSYCHQRTGGYGNIAMTFGQFQTCGTMPSREADRMKQHVVARAQSYPTCFAAPNCGNGKLDAGEQCDGINLGGATCSSLGFSGGTLTCSPTCTLVTSTCSNCGNSVLNSGEVCDGSALGGQTCSTQGCTGGTLSCNSTCSAFNKASCTGCPICNNNGVCEPGENCTSCPHDCASGTSGGARCGNGICEAGNGEDCVSCPADCNGVQGGKPGSRYCCGDGGGSSPVSCNDARCTASGRQCTTVTKAATSYCCGDGICQSAETCSTCKLDCSGAAEICGNGIDDNCNGKVDCADAGCSTTAACQCKAKGAGCTMNSQCCSGSCNTSGGHATFTCL
- a CDS encoding gamma-glutamylcyclotransferase; the protein is MDDSRWYFAYGSNMQRATMRGRRMIEPLEVRVGRLDGYALCFDIPIGGGERGVANLAFATGRAVWGVLYLLTQQQHDHLDMTEGVPSGVYRRIQVDVDAEGTIVAAETLLSERRDPLRRPSHRYHSIVVEGAREHALPPDYVASLEALELAWDEREGAVNPPGLARR